The following are encoded together in the Ktedonobacteraceae bacterium genome:
- a CDS encoding DinB family protein: MTTSPANPQVEAIRLSVQHSYDELNRLIDGPLAQLDSTKLYQAPAENEWSIMQNLAHIVEFMPYWANEIEKLVAHPGQNFGRTMQHEGRLRAIEEHSHDSLQQIKTLLPPAYARLQEVLDNLKDSDLQLTGVHVRYGEKSLDWFIEEFVTGHLIAHLEQMRADMAAVG; the protein is encoded by the coding sequence ATGACTACATCACCAGCCAATCCACAGGTAGAGGCCATTCGCCTCAGCGTGCAGCATTCCTACGACGAACTCAATCGGCTTATTGACGGCCCACTGGCCCAATTAGACTCGACAAAACTCTATCAAGCGCCGGCGGAAAACGAATGGTCGATCATGCAAAACCTGGCGCATATTGTTGAATTCATGCCCTACTGGGCCAACGAGATCGAGAAGCTGGTAGCCCATCCAGGGCAGAATTTTGGGCGCACGATGCAACACGAGGGCCGCCTGCGCGCCATCGAAGAGCATAGCCACGATAGCCTGCAACAGATCAAAACCCTGTTGCCCCCCGCCTATGCGCGCCTGCAAGAAGTATTGGACAATTTGAAGGATAGCGACCTGCAATTGACGGGTGTGCATGTGCGCTATGGCGAGAAATCCCTCGACTGGTTCATCGAGGAATTTGTGACCGGGCATCTGATTGCCCACCTGGAGCAGATGCGGGCAGATATGGCGGCGGTGGGGTAA
- a CDS encoding threonine/serine dehydratase yields MYIPTFTDVLLAQRRIRPYLPRTPLHSYPAMNALLNAGVYIKHENYQPVGAFKVRGGINLISQLTPEERERGVIAASTGNHGQSVAYAARLFDVQARIVVPEKANPGKVAAMQGMGAEVIFYGATFDEAKQHCEALAREYGYRYIHSGDEPMLIAGVATEVLEMLEDEPELEVIIVPIGGGSGAAGACIAAQAINPAIRVIGVQSEASPAAYESWRQRRLVNAPNRTLAEGLATGTPFELPQQIMQQLLHEFLLVTENEIMQAMVWMIERAHTLAEGAGAASLAAAYKLREELQGKKIGLVCSGGNTSLEHLRKALGVL; encoded by the coding sequence ATGTATATTCCCACCTTTACTGATGTCCTGCTGGCGCAACGCCGCATTCGCCCCTATTTGCCGCGCACACCCTTGCACAGCTACCCGGCCATGAATGCCCTGCTCAACGCCGGGGTCTATATCAAGCATGAGAACTATCAACCGGTCGGAGCATTCAAGGTGCGCGGTGGAATCAACCTCATCTCGCAACTGACGCCCGAAGAGCGCGAACGAGGCGTGATCGCGGCCTCTACCGGCAACCACGGGCAATCGGTTGCCTATGCCGCGCGGCTATTCGATGTCCAGGCGCGTATTGTCGTGCCCGAAAAGGCGAATCCCGGCAAGGTGGCCGCGATGCAGGGCATGGGAGCCGAAGTCATCTTCTACGGCGCGACTTTCGACGAGGCCAAACAGCATTGCGAGGCGCTGGCGCGGGAATATGGCTATCGCTACATTCACTCCGGCGACGAACCGATGCTGATTGCCGGTGTTGCCACGGAAGTGCTGGAGATGCTGGAAGATGAGCCGGAATTAGAGGTAATCATCGTACCCATCGGCGGTGGTAGTGGCGCTGCCGGAGCCTGTATCGCGGCACAGGCCATCAATCCGGCCATTCGCGTGATAGGCGTGCAATCGGAAGCATCTCCGGCGGCCTACGAATCGTGGCGGCAGCGCCGCCTGGTGAATGCGCCCAATCGCACATTGGCCGAGGGCCTGGCAACGGGCACACCTTTTGAGCTACCCCAGCAGATCATGCAGCAATTGCTGCACGAATTCTTGCTGGTGACAGAAAATGAGATCATGCAGGCAATGGTCTGGATGATCGAGCGGGCGCACACGCTAGCCGAAGGCGCGGGAGCCGCGTCTCTGGCAGCCGCCTACAAGCTGCGCGAAGAACTGCAAGGCAAAAAAATCGGCCTGGTCTGTTCCGGTGGCAACACCTCGCTGGAACACCTGAGGAAAGCCCTGGGAGTGCTGTAG
- a CDS encoding transglycosylase SLT domain-containing protein: protein MIEKPEEENIPAYPTVSPRESDFKGPTPITTIRWDEGDHKGSTPTTAPLPPLLNLFPGQVAETGTRTTEDLKPVSDTAPSTGPISLTSALKATMPADKAAQKRIVIIPGTMKSRVSNATDAPAKRKNSRLRNGIILAVMGVILVTTLLSLTPLASGQGATPPLIRFGIWVQSQVANWQIISHDNTPPVAQDNPPQIQAPPQMQLPKSQYIAIAQQDAINAGISPDYFVRQINQESGFNPNAYSPSGAEGIAQFMPATARGLGIDPWDPIQALRAAANVMAGYDHRYGGNYAMALAAYNAGSGTVQWAVQNCGSNWMSCLPAQTQNYIYVIMGI from the coding sequence TTGATAGAAAAGCCAGAGGAAGAAAACATTCCAGCTTACCCGACCGTTAGTCCCAGAGAGAGCGACTTCAAAGGTCCCACCCCTATCACTACCATTAGATGGGATGAGGGCGACCACAAGGGTTCCACCCCCACCACTGCTCCTCTCCCGCCCCTACTGAATTTGTTCCCAGGACAAGTTGCAGAAACCGGTACTCGCACTACCGAAGATCTCAAACCTGTTTCAGATACAGCCCCGTCAACCGGCCCAATATCTCTTACGAGCGCTTTGAAGGCCACGATGCCGGCTGATAAAGCCGCTCAAAAGCGCATCGTGATTATCCCTGGCACAATGAAAAGCAGGGTGTCCAATGCGACTGATGCGCCGGCAAAACGTAAGAATTCGCGGCTCCGCAATGGCATCATCCTGGCCGTGATGGGAGTTATCCTGGTCACCACGCTGCTGTCATTGACTCCCCTGGCTTCCGGTCAGGGCGCGACTCCACCGCTGATCCGCTTCGGAATCTGGGTGCAATCGCAGGTGGCGAACTGGCAGATTATTTCTCACGACAACACGCCGCCTGTTGCTCAAGATAATCCTCCTCAGATACAAGCTCCCCCTCAGATGCAATTGCCGAAGAGCCAGTATATTGCCATCGCGCAACAGGACGCGATAAACGCGGGCATCTCCCCCGATTATTTTGTGCGGCAGATCAACCAGGAGAGCGGTTTTAATCCCAACGCCTATTCCCCCTCCGGGGCCGAGGGCATCGCCCAGTTCATGCCTGCGACAGCCAGGGGACTCGGTATCGATCCCTGGGATCCTATCCAGGCATTGCGCGCTGCCGCCAACGTAATGGCCGGTTATGACCATCGATATGGCGGCAATTACGCCATGGCCCTGGCCGCCTACAATGCAGGTTCAGGCACCGTTCAATGGGCCGTTCAGAACTGCGGCTCGAACTGGATGAGCTGCCTGCCCGCGCAGACACAAAATTATATCTATGTCATCATGGGGATATGA
- a CDS encoding glycosyltransferase family 87 protein — MHIGDSHISIWIYQIVWYSKEDCQVESFRNTPTKYPPGAELFFVVGYLLSSTNLLGLKALFVLCDMVTCGALAWLLAKKGLDARRVVIYAWCPLPIVEFAIEGHLDVLVILFTVLVALSATIFGTDGRKGQVLTGFLIGMATLTKIYPILLLVVFFRGRNWILLLTCFGTIFLGYIPFNNLDALLIHIPMMT; from the coding sequence ATGCACATCGGTGACTCTCATATCTCCATATGGATATATCAAATTGTATGGTATAGCAAGGAGGATTGTCAAGTTGAAAGCTTCCGCAATACGCCTACCAAATATCCGCCAGGAGCCGAGCTATTTTTTGTGGTGGGATACTTGCTTTCCTCAACCAACCTGTTGGGGCTAAAAGCGTTGTTCGTTCTATGTGACATGGTAACCTGCGGGGCGCTGGCATGGCTGCTTGCAAAGAAAGGGCTGGATGCACGGCGGGTCGTTATCTATGCATGGTGCCCGCTTCCGATTGTTGAATTCGCCATTGAGGGCCATCTTGATGTACTGGTTATTCTATTTACGGTGCTGGTGGCGTTGAGCGCGACCATCTTTGGCACGGATGGACGCAAAGGGCAGGTCCTGACCGGATTTTTGATTGGTATGGCAACACTGACAAAAATCTATCCCATCCTGTTACTCGTTGTCTTCTTTCGCGGGCGCAATTGGATTTTGCTTCTCACCTGCTTTGGAACTATCTTCCTGGGCTATATCCCTTTCAATAATCTTGACGCACTACTGATTCATATCCCCATGATGACATAG
- a CDS encoding Phenylacetic acid catabolic protein, whose product MTTTALRSEEDVLNRIHKQQLIESIDQMSPVYLEGMKRILTVSADTELISAPAYYHAAVHAPSLNTFGTAVSIIQDELGHAHIAYRLMRDLGVDTEALIFERDPRNFKYPYAFDVPLDSWVELVVANAFYDRAGYTLLGDVYQSTTFGPWKRALVKVDKEETFHLRHGEQGMRRINQDRAGHEELQKAVDWMFLLTVEWFGLPDDLKKHSEQLDYGFKGHSNDELRQIWMSTAVPLCNELQLKVPAHYDEEQKKYVIDCPFPAHFDAKAKHWLLEDGPCTWDDVMKRWKARGPKNEEFVGMVQRGKREMLRLLEQD is encoded by the coding sequence ATGACTACGACCGCCCTACGCAGCGAAGAGGACGTACTGAATCGCATCCACAAGCAGCAGTTGATCGAGTCCATCGACCAGATGAGTCCTGTCTACCTGGAAGGAATGAAGCGCATTCTTACCGTCTCCGCCGATACGGAATTGATCAGCGCACCCGCATATTACCACGCCGCCGTGCATGCCCCATCCCTTAACACCTTTGGTACCGCCGTCTCAATTATACAGGATGAATTGGGACACGCGCACATCGCCTACCGGTTAATGCGCGATCTAGGGGTGGACACCGAAGCATTGATCTTTGAGCGCGACCCCCGTAATTTCAAGTACCCATATGCATTTGACGTTCCGCTGGATAGCTGGGTGGAACTGGTCGTCGCCAACGCCTTCTACGACCGCGCCGGCTATACCCTGCTCGGCGATGTCTATCAAAGTACCACTTTTGGCCCCTGGAAGCGCGCGCTGGTGAAGGTAGACAAGGAAGAGACGTTCCACCTGCGCCATGGCGAGCAGGGCATGCGCAGGATCAACCAGGACCGCGCCGGACACGAGGAGCTGCAAAAGGCTGTGGACTGGATGTTCCTGCTGACCGTCGAATGGTTCGGCCTGCCCGACGACCTCAAGAAGCATAGTGAGCAACTCGATTACGGCTTCAAGGGCCATAGCAACGACGAATTGCGCCAGATCTGGATGTCTACCGCCGTACCGCTGTGCAACGAACTGCAACTGAAGGTTCCCGCGCACTACGACGAAGAGCAGAAAAAATATGTCATCGATTGTCCGTTCCCGGCACATTTCGATGCGAAGGCCAAGCACTGGCTGCTCGAAGATGGTCCCTGCACCTGGGACGACGTGATGAAACGCTGGAAGGCGCGCGGCCCCAAGAACGAGGAATTTGTCGGCATGGTGCAGCGCGGCAAACGCGAGATGCTGCGCCTGTTGGAGCAGGATTGA
- a CDS encoding metal-sulfur cluster assembly factor produces the protein MATTYPSLETHPQNDTSCPALWDALRDVEDPEIPISVVDMGLIVDIKQQDGIVALKLTFTAMGCPAMDFIMDDIRTRLLREPGVREVRIETVWDPVWTKARLSEEGIDILRTWGIAT, from the coding sequence ATGGCGACTACGTATCCATCACTTGAAACCCACCCGCAAAACGATACGTCATGTCCCGCCCTGTGGGACGCGCTACGCGATGTAGAGGACCCGGAGATCCCCATCAGCGTGGTCGATATGGGCCTGATTGTCGATATAAAGCAGCAAGACGGCATTGTTGCCCTTAAGCTGACCTTTACAGCAATGGGATGCCCGGCGATGGACTTCATTATGGACGATATTCGCACGCGCCTGCTGCGCGAACCGGGCGTGCGTGAAGTGCGTATCGAGACCGTCTGGGACCCCGTCTGGACCAAGGCGCGACTCAGCGAAGAGGGAATAGATATCCTGAGAACGTGGGGGATTGCGACATGA
- a CDS encoding Phenylacetic acid catabolic protein has translation MSNTRIDNAALFAILSSLADNKQAIGRRYAYWCNGAPALEAAVAAAAMTQDELGHARTLYPLLEDFKQAEADPAQIEPMTRTLNYHLAYLDHDFSGWADFVATNFLLDNALTTFFESAENSTYEPLRQRSRKIVQEERLHQMHAEGWVRRLAKTGGAVRAALANSLARLWDETLCWFGPNDDPNMQQLYHEGIIDATPDELRSRYLQKIMPTLSGLEMDVPVSFDATTKRWEPNRPLPWQEWDATSRRLPAQDTAKVS, from the coding sequence ATGTCCAACACACGCATAGACAACGCGGCGCTATTCGCCATCCTATCATCCCTGGCCGACAACAAACAGGCCATCGGGCGGCGCTATGCCTACTGGTGCAACGGCGCTCCGGCATTGGAAGCTGCCGTCGCCGCCGCCGCCATGACACAGGACGAATTGGGGCACGCGCGCACGCTCTATCCACTGCTCGAAGACTTCAAGCAGGCCGAAGCCGATCCCGCCCAGATCGAGCCAATGACGCGCACGCTCAACTACCACCTTGCCTATCTCGACCACGACTTCTCGGGCTGGGCCGACTTCGTCGCCACCAACTTCCTGCTGGATAACGCGCTCACAACGTTCTTTGAGTCCGCCGAGAACTCGACATACGAGCCGCTACGCCAGCGTTCGCGTAAAATCGTGCAGGAAGAGCGCCTGCACCAGATGCACGCCGAGGGCTGGGTGCGCCGCCTGGCGAAAACCGGGGGCGCTGTACGGGCGGCGCTCGCCAACTCGCTCGCGCGCCTGTGGGATGAGACGCTGTGCTGGTTCGGCCCCAACGACGATCCCAATATGCAGCAACTCTACCATGAGGGGATTATCGACGCGACCCCCGATGAGTTGCGCAGTCGCTACCTGCAAAAGATCATGCCCACGTTAAGCGGCCTGGAAATGGACGTACCCGTTTCCTTCGACGCGACAACCAAACGCTGGGAACCCAACCGGCCACTACCCTGGCAGGAATGGGATGCTACAAGCAGGCGGCTGCCCGCGCAGGATACCGCGAAGGTGAGTTGA
- a CDS encoding enoyl-CoA hydratase-related protein, producing MTTTTERTLVNYTVTDGIAIIELTNPPANTYSYEMMRQLDEAILQARFDENVHVLLLRGAGEKFFCAGAEISMLNSVSPTFKYYFCLHANETLLRLEQTPKLVIAALNGHTVGGGLEIALACDIRIARRDAGKVGLPEINLGVLPGTGGTQRLARALPKNKAIEMMTEGKLISFEEAQELGLINYIYDSEGYWDKVMEYARGFCPPNKASKTVGRIKRSVQSGAEVSLSEALAIERELQQLCFQSEDAKEGLAAYTGKRQGKFAGK from the coding sequence ATGACAACAACAACTGAACGAACGCTGGTCAATTATACGGTAACCGATGGCATTGCCATTATCGAGTTGACGAACCCGCCCGCCAACACCTACAGCTACGAGATGATGCGCCAGCTGGACGAGGCTATTTTGCAGGCGCGTTTTGATGAAAATGTGCATGTATTGTTGCTGCGCGGGGCAGGCGAAAAGTTCTTCTGCGCCGGCGCTGAAATCTCCATGCTGAACTCAGTATCCCCAACCTTCAAATACTATTTCTGCCTGCACGCCAACGAGACGTTGCTGCGGCTGGAGCAGACGCCCAAGCTGGTCATCGCCGCGCTCAACGGGCATACGGTTGGCGGCGGCCTGGAGATCGCGCTGGCCTGCGATATTCGCATCGCGCGCCGCGATGCCGGAAAGGTTGGCCTGCCGGAGATCAATCTTGGTGTGCTTCCCGGCACCGGTGGCACGCAGCGCCTGGCACGCGCCCTGCCCAAGAACAAGGCCATCGAAATGATGACCGAGGGCAAGCTGATCAGCTTTGAGGAAGCCCAGGAACTCGGCCTCATCAACTACATCTACGATTCCGAGGGCTACTGGGACAAAGTCATGGAGTACGCGCGCGGCTTCTGCCCACCCAATAAAGCATCGAAGACCGTCGGTCGCATCAAGCGATCCGTGCAATCCGGAGCCGAGGTTTCGCTTTCCGAAGCCCTGGCCATCGAGCGCGAGTTGCAACAGCTCTGCTTCCAGAGCGAGGATGCCAAAGAGGGTCTCGCGGCCTATACCGGGAAACGCCAGGGGAAGTTCGCGGGTAAGTAG
- a CDS encoding enoyl-CoA hydratase/isomerase family protein translates to MPDLHIRRHNNILWLILDRPPLNILSIEMLDHLTAAMRQAIKNAPGLIVITGAGERAFCAGVDIHDHLYGREKEMLRAVYDNCAAFEELRAQHIPTVALVKGHALGGGCELAALCDTVIAREDATFGLPEIKLGVFPPVAAAYFPSLIGRVATMRLMLTGETLSADEALRLGLAHQVLSSRRFLPDAEELLTMLATPNMNGLVRS, encoded by the coding sequence ATGCCCGACTTGCATATTCGTCGTCACAACAACATACTCTGGCTGATTCTTGACCGGCCCCCGCTCAACATTCTCTCTATCGAGATGCTGGATCACCTGACGGCGGCCATGCGGCAGGCCATCAAGAACGCGCCGGGGTTAATCGTCATCACGGGGGCGGGCGAGCGTGCTTTCTGCGCCGGGGTTGATATACACGATCACCTGTACGGGCGCGAAAAAGAGATGCTGCGCGCCGTGTACGATAATTGCGCGGCCTTTGAAGAATTGCGTGCGCAACATATTCCTACCGTGGCGCTGGTAAAAGGTCACGCGCTCGGCGGGGGTTGCGAATTAGCCGCTCTATGTGATACCGTGATTGCCCGCGAAGACGCGACTTTCGGCCTGCCGGAGATCAAACTTGGCGTCTTTCCACCGGTGGCTGCCGCCTATTTCCCCTCATTGATCGGTCGCGTTGCCACAATGCGCCTGATGCTGACGGGCGAGACCCTTTCTGCTGACGAGGCATTGCGCCTTGGCCTTGCCCATCAAGTCCTCTCCTCGCGCCGCTTCCTTCCCGATGCTGAAGAACTCCTTACCATGCTGGCAACCCCGAACATGAACGGGCTGGTACGTTCATAG
- a CDS encoding FAD-dependent oxidoreductase — protein MHEQASVVIIGSGIAGSSIAYHLTELGWRDIVVLEQGPLIGGTTSHAPGLVGQLRSSVSLTKMLVYSVSLYKQLAVDGNPGYFSVGSLRLASSKERMEELRRQVGFAKSVGLEAELISPGEAKRLFPLMSLEGVEGALYLPSDGSAKAPVLAQAMANIARQRGASFYADTRVTGIEVVNGRVQAVQTSRGRVRSEIVVIAAGIWSPRIGRMAGIAIPLIPMQHQYVMTAPLPELAGDTTIPNLRDPDKLVYFRQDGQSLVLGGYERNPAALAVDAIPGTPNPTILEFDPPRFASLMKGCVERIPALKHVELARRVNGLESFTPDGEFILGESPEVRGLWAACGFCAHGVSGAGGVGKMIAGWIVDSEPGLDLWHMDWRRFGAYTASRRYIATRVREVYSTYYDISYPAQERGSARKLRLSPVYNRLEELGAVFGEKVGWERPNWFAPNERLAEGENWPVPYGWAARYWSPAIGAEHVATRERVALFDETSFSKIEVIGPGSLAFLQYITGNQVDQPVGAITYTSMLNKHGGIECDLTVTRLAPDRFQIITGTAFGNHDLAWIRSQMPADGSVYVNDITSSRCCIGVWGPRARDLIQQVSEDDFSNEGFPYLTARQVAIGDIPALALRVTYVGELGWEIYAPMEYGLKLWDTLWEAGQPLGIVAAGYRAIESLRLEKGYRYWSTDIHSEYNPYEAGLGFAVKLAKGDFLGRAALERIKAQGVTRKLCCLVLDDPRAVALGGEPFLEVDGERVLGRVTSAGYGYTIRESIAYGYLPVEYASAGTRVEVQLFGVRYGATVMKEPLYDPKNAKIKA, from the coding sequence ATGCACGAGCAGGCCAGCGTAGTCATTATTGGCAGCGGCATCGCGGGTTCGAGTATTGCGTATCACCTCACGGAACTGGGATGGCGTGACATCGTTGTGCTTGAACAGGGGCCGCTGATTGGTGGCACCACTTCGCACGCGCCAGGGCTTGTGGGTCAACTGCGCTCTTCCGTCAGCCTGACAAAAATGCTGGTCTATAGCGTTTCGCTTTACAAGCAACTCGCGGTCGATGGCAATCCCGGTTATTTCTCGGTGGGCAGCCTGCGCCTGGCATCCTCTAAAGAACGTATGGAAGAACTCCGACGACAGGTCGGATTCGCGAAAAGTGTTGGCCTGGAAGCCGAGTTGATTAGTCCGGGTGAAGCGAAAAGATTGTTTCCACTGATGAGTCTGGAAGGAGTCGAGGGCGCTCTTTATCTTCCTAGCGATGGCTCCGCGAAGGCGCCTGTGCTGGCCCAGGCGATGGCGAATATTGCCCGGCAGCGTGGAGCTAGCTTCTACGCGGATACCCGCGTGACCGGAATCGAGGTAGTGAATGGGCGCGTGCAGGCCGTTCAGACTTCGCGCGGTCGCGTTCGCAGCGAGATTGTGGTGATTGCCGCCGGCATCTGGTCGCCGCGCATCGGACGCATGGCCGGCATCGCCATTCCGCTTATTCCCATGCAGCACCAGTACGTCATGACCGCTCCGCTGCCCGAACTGGCCGGAGACACTACCATCCCCAATTTGCGCGACCCCGACAAACTGGTCTATTTCCGGCAGGACGGGCAGAGTCTGGTACTGGGCGGCTACGAACGCAATCCGGCAGCGCTCGCTGTCGATGCCATTCCCGGTACTCCCAATCCGACCATCCTCGAGTTCGACCCACCGCGTTTCGCCAGCTTGATGAAGGGCTGTGTCGAGCGCATTCCTGCTTTAAAGCATGTGGAACTGGCGAGGCGAGTAAACGGCCTGGAATCGTTTACGCCGGATGGAGAATTTATTCTCGGCGAGTCGCCAGAAGTGCGCGGTTTGTGGGCGGCCTGTGGTTTTTGCGCGCATGGCGTTTCGGGGGCCGGGGGAGTCGGCAAGATGATTGCCGGGTGGATTGTTGATAGCGAGCCGGGCCTTGATCTCTGGCACATGGATTGGCGTCGTTTTGGAGCCTATACCGCCAGCCGCCGCTACATCGCGACCCGCGTTCGCGAGGTGTACAGCACCTATTACGATATCAGCTATCCCGCCCAGGAACGCGGCAGCGCGCGCAAGCTGCGTCTCAGTCCTGTCTACAACCGGCTTGAGGAATTGGGCGCGGTCTTTGGCGAGAAAGTCGGTTGGGAACGGCCCAACTGGTTCGCGCCCAACGAACGCCTTGCTGAAGGCGAGAACTGGCCCGTGCCCTATGGGTGGGCCGCTCGCTACTGGTCGCCTGCTATTGGCGCGGAACACGTGGCAACACGCGAGCGTGTCGCGCTATTCGACGAGACCTCTTTCAGCAAAATAGAGGTAATCGGCCCCGGATCGCTGGCCTTCCTGCAATATATTACCGGTAACCAGGTGGATCAGCCGGTGGGAGCCATCACCTACACCTCGATGCTGAACAAACACGGCGGCATAGAGTGCGATCTGACCGTCACGCGCCTGGCTCCTGACCGTTTCCAGATCATTACCGGCACCGCTTTTGGCAACCACGATCTCGCCTGGATTCGCAGCCAGATGCCTGCTGATGGCTCGGTATATGTCAACGATATTACTTCCAGCCGCTGCTGCATTGGCGTGTGGGGACCGCGAGCGCGCGACCTGATTCAGCAGGTCAGTGAAGACGATTTCTCCAATGAAGGCTTTCCCTATCTGACGGCCCGGCAGGTGGCGATAGGCGATATTCCGGCCCTGGCTCTGCGCGTTACCTACGTGGGCGAACTCGGCTGGGAAATCTACGCTCCTATGGAATATGGCCTCAAACTCTGGGATACGCTCTGGGAGGCCGGGCAACCATTGGGCATCGTCGCGGCGGGCTACCGCGCCATCGAATCGCTGCGCCTGGAGAAGGGCTATCGCTACTGGAGCACCGATATTCATTCGGAATACAACCCTTATGAGGCGGGGCTTGGTTTCGCCGTCAAGCTGGCGAAAGGCGATTTCCTCGGCAGAGCGGCTTTAGAACGCATCAAGGCGCAGGGTGTGACACGCAAGCTGTGCTGCCTGGTGCTTGACGATCCCAGAGCCGTGGCCCTGGGAGGCGAGCCATTTTTAGAGGTCGATGGAGAGCGGGTGCTGGGACGCGTGACGAGCGCCGGCTATGGCTATACTATCAGGGAAAGTATCGCCTATGGCTATTTGCCCGTCGAGTACGCGTCGGCGGGAACCAGGGTAGAAGTGCAGTTGTTCGGAGTGAGATACGGGGCAACGGTGATGAAAGAGCCGTTGTATGACCCGAAAAACGCGAAGATCAAGGCCTGA
- a CDS encoding choline/ethanolamine kinase family protein: protein MDSRLKRIISQVPGWNASDIQVTPLPGGITNQNYRVDTGGETFVLRIGGKGTHLLGIDRERESVSTAIAASLGVGAPVVHFLASEEVLVTRFIDGDVLTPEAAARPPVLRRIVDAMKRYHAGPAFPGTFSPFETVRNYHKLALEYGVSFPDMLPQVFALMARIEQAPGSTFEPKPCHNDLLASNFIDDGQRIWILDWEYAAMGDMFFDLGNFSVNQSLNEEQCELLLRSYFGEVRPVDLAHLHLMRLASDLRESFWGFLQLGISELDFDYKAYAYHHLNRFLHNVETSPFEEWLRDVGDGD from the coding sequence ATGGATTCACGCCTTAAGCGCATTATAAGCCAGGTGCCGGGCTGGAATGCTTCAGATATCCAGGTAACTCCGCTGCCGGGCGGCATCACGAACCAGAATTATCGCGTGGATACCGGCGGTGAAACGTTTGTGCTGCGCATCGGTGGCAAAGGGACGCACCTGCTTGGCATCGACCGCGAGCGTGAGAGCGTCTCTACGGCGATTGCTGCTTCACTTGGTGTCGGAGCGCCAGTAGTTCATTTTCTCGCGTCTGAAGAGGTGCTGGTAACACGCTTCATTGATGGCGATGTCCTGACGCCGGAAGCCGCGGCCCGACCCCCGGTGCTGCGTCGCATCGTCGATGCCATGAAACGCTACCATGCCGGGCCTGCTTTCCCTGGCACGTTCTCGCCTTTCGAGACCGTGCGTAACTACCATAAGCTGGCGCTCGAATATGGCGTCTCGTTTCCAGACATGCTGCCCCAGGTTTTCGCGTTGATGGCACGCATTGAACAGGCGCCAGGGAGCACCTTTGAGCCGAAGCCATGCCATAATGACCTGCTGGCCAGCAATTTTATCGATGATGGGCAGCGTATCTGGATACTCGATTGGGAATACGCGGCGATGGGGGATATGTTCTTCGACCTGGGCAACTTTTCCGTCAACCAGTCGTTGAACGAGGAACAATGCGAGCTACTGCTGCGCTCATACTTTGGTGAAGTGCGTCCCGTGGACCTGGCTCATCTGCACCTCATGCGCCTCGCTTCGGATTTGCGCGAATCGTTCTGGGGATTTTTGCAACTGGGCATTTCCGAGCTGGACTTTGATTACAAAGCATACGCCTATCATCACCTCAACCGTTTCCTGCATAACGTCGAAACGTCGCCGTTTGAAGAATGGCTGCGCGATGTAGGAGATGGAGATTGA